One Peribacillus simplex NBRC 15720 = DSM 1321 genomic region harbors:
- a CDS encoding transporter substrate-binding domain-containing protein, with the protein MKKLGLLSMFLILTIFISACGTNDEKNAGEEKKPEKVYKVGVDTTYPPFEFKEGNDYKGIDIELINAIAKDQDFKIKLSPMDFGGIIPAMQANQLDVAIAGMSITEERKKVVDFSTPYFDAGLTIVVKKDNTSTKTVKDLKGKTIAVKKGTTGAKYAQDNATKLGIKVVQFNDSPAMFQEVANGNADALIEDYPVISYAIAQKDLGLKIVGERLNGDQYGIAVLKGQNKDLLKKINDGLANLKKDGTYDEIIKTYLGE; encoded by the coding sequence ATGAAGAAACTTGGTTTACTTAGTATGTTTTTGATTCTAACTATCTTTATCTCGGCTTGTGGCACCAATGATGAAAAAAATGCAGGTGAAGAAAAGAAACCTGAAAAGGTATATAAAGTTGGTGTGGATACGACTTATCCTCCCTTTGAATTTAAAGAGGGGAACGACTATAAAGGTATTGATATTGAATTGATCAATGCAATAGCGAAAGACCAGGATTTTAAAATCAAATTGTCTCCAATGGATTTCGGCGGAATTATTCCAGCGATGCAAGCCAATCAGCTTGATGTGGCCATTGCGGGAATGAGCATTACAGAGGAAAGAAAAAAGGTAGTAGATTTCTCAACACCGTATTTTGACGCAGGATTAACAATAGTTGTTAAAAAAGATAATACAAGTACTAAAACTGTTAAAGACCTTAAAGGAAAAACCATAGCAGTGAAAAAAGGGACAACAGGTGCTAAATATGCACAGGATAATGCTACGAAACTAGGAATTAAAGTTGTTCAATTCAATGATAGTCCAGCGATGTTCCAGGAAGTGGCAAACGGCAACGCCGATGCTCTTATTGAAGATTATCCGGTTATCTCCTATGCAATCGCCCAAAAAGATCTTGGGTTGAAAATCGTAGGTGAGCGTTTGAATGGGGATCAGTATGGAATAGCCGTATTGAAAGGGCAAAACAAGGATTTATTGAAGAAAATAAATGATGGTCTTGCTAATCTTAAAAAAGACGGCACGTATGATGAAATAATAAAAACGTATCTTGGTGAATAG
- a CDS encoding NAD-binding protein produces the protein MEKAPMMEERLFYVRGDATDEETLLRANLPRAKGVIIFADQITQDNYATKDPLLVDGMTLLVATAITSIHVTAEVINQKHIRLFERVKADEFIPTQEMISHAAVRSLFTHGVTHMYSELISTKYEETMYEIPKQDEWRTYRDAFIDLLNKGATLVADRGDLNINQKLDERIPDDAQLFDICDEETITQINSNTHI, from the coding sequence TTGGAAAAAGCTCCTATGATGGAGGAGCGTCTGTTTTATGTTCGCGGGGATGCTACCGATGAAGAAACATTACTCCGTGCAAACCTGCCTAGAGCAAAAGGAGTTATCATTTTTGCTGACCAAATTACACAAGATAATTATGCTACAAAAGATCCGTTACTTGTCGATGGAATGACATTATTGGTTGCCACTGCCATAACGTCCATTCATGTCACCGCCGAGGTGATCAATCAAAAGCATATTCGTTTATTCGAGCGTGTTAAGGCGGATGAGTTTATTCCTACACAAGAAATGATCTCCCACGCAGCAGTACGATCATTATTTACTCATGGAGTAACCCACATGTATTCTGAACTTATTAGCACAAAGTATGAAGAAACTATGTATGAGATTCCTAAACAAGATGAATGGCGAACCTATCGTGATGCGTTTATAGATCTTCTTAACAAAGGAGCCACACTGGTAGCAGATCGTGGTGATCTTAACATAAACCAAAAATTAGATGAACGAATTCCTGATGATGCACAGCTTTTCGATATTTGCGATGAAGAGACCATTACCCAAATAAATTCAAATACACACATTTAG
- the nikA gene encoding nickel ABC transporter substrate-binding protein → MSKRRYSKQVLFISAIVLILSTLLLGCTNESKENSTSNKDSKDMLTFAWPRDIGEMNPHVYNPSQLFATSMIYEPLVSYQDGGELKPHLAESWEISKDGKEYTFNLRQDVKFSDGTSFNAEIVKKNFDTILKNVDLHSWLGFIPKVDQTEVIDQNTFKLTLKEPYYPTIQELAVVRPVRFLGEAGFPKDGDTSKGVTKPVGTGPWVLEEYKPDEYAIFKRNENYWGELPKVKKIKIKIIPDAETRVLAFEKGDLDLIYGEGVISLDAFKQLETTGTYETSISDPVATRQLVMNTKKEQLSDLRVRQALQYGFNKKAMVDGVTSGLEEKADFILPTNFPYTSDIDVTAIDYNVEKAKALLDEAGWKLPKGKNVREKDGKPLEIELMYDSAESIQKVMAETLQSEWAALGVKLNIVGVELTVQIERFKANDFELNFFSNYGAPYDPHTFVNIVGSEGFGFNEAISSYPNRDKLLKQIADVPGTTDEKERQELYSTILESLQDQGAIVPISYIKKIAVYQKDVSNFTFPANRDEHPFTGISIEK, encoded by the coding sequence ATGTCAAAAAGAAGATACAGCAAACAAGTGTTATTTATATCCGCAATCGTTTTAATTTTATCAACGCTTTTACTTGGATGTACAAATGAATCAAAAGAAAATTCAACTTCAAATAAAGACAGTAAAGACATGCTTACTTTTGCTTGGCCTAGGGATATAGGTGAAATGAATCCGCATGTCTATAATCCTTCTCAATTATTCGCTACATCAATGATATATGAACCTTTGGTTAGCTACCAAGATGGAGGCGAGCTGAAACCGCATTTAGCTGAATCTTGGGAAATTTCCAAGGATGGGAAGGAATATACGTTCAACCTCCGTCAAGATGTGAAATTTTCTGACGGTACAAGCTTTAATGCTGAAATTGTGAAAAAGAACTTTGATACTATATTGAAAAATGTTGATTTACATAGTTGGTTGGGCTTTATTCCGAAAGTGGATCAAACGGAAGTAATTGACCAAAACACGTTTAAACTAACATTAAAGGAGCCATATTATCCTACTATTCAAGAGTTAGCCGTCGTTCGTCCAGTCCGTTTCTTGGGTGAAGCTGGATTCCCTAAAGATGGTGACACTTCTAAAGGTGTTACAAAACCAGTCGGTACAGGCCCATGGGTTTTGGAAGAATATAAACCAGATGAATATGCTATTTTCAAACGCAATGAAAATTATTGGGGTGAACTCCCTAAAGTAAAGAAAATCAAAATCAAGATCATTCCTGATGCTGAGACCCGAGTTCTTGCTTTTGAAAAAGGTGACCTAGACCTTATTTATGGTGAAGGTGTTATCAGTCTAGATGCTTTCAAACAATTAGAAACAACAGGTACCTATGAGACTAGTATTTCTGATCCGGTTGCGACAAGACAACTAGTTATGAATACGAAGAAAGAACAACTTTCAGATTTACGTGTTCGTCAAGCGTTACAATATGGATTTAATAAAAAAGCAATGGTTGACGGAGTTACTTCTGGGTTGGAAGAGAAGGCAGATTTTATTTTACCGACAAACTTCCCTTATACTTCAGACATTGATGTAACAGCGATTGATTATAATGTCGAAAAAGCAAAAGCTTTATTAGATGAAGCAGGATGGAAGCTTCCAAAAGGAAAAAACGTTCGTGAGAAAGACGGAAAACCACTTGAAATCGAGTTAATGTACGACTCTGCAGAATCGATTCAAAAAGTAATGGCCGAAACATTACAATCTGAGTGGGCGGCACTAGGTGTTAAATTGAATATCGTAGGAGTTGAGCTTACGGTACAAATTGAAAGATTTAAAGCTAATGATTTTGAATTGAATTTCTTTAGTAACTATGGCGCACCATATGATCCACATACTTTCGTAAACATCGTTGGTTCAGAAGGATTTGGTTTTAACGAAGCCATTTCATCTTATCCGAACAGAGATAAGTTGTTAAAACAAATTGCAGATGTTCCTGGAACAACAGATGAAAAAGAACGTCAAGAACTTTACTCAACTATTTTGGAATCACTACAAGACCAAGGAGCGATTGTGCCTATTTCTTATATTAAGAAAATAGCTGTTTACCAAAAAGATGTATCTAATTTTACATTCCCTGCTAACCGGGATGAACATCCATTCACAGGAATTAGCATCGAGAAGTAA
- a CDS encoding YjiH family protein — protein MGSPNVATNTKQEKPQIQSTTNILKFIIYSLIGSFMFFIPITINDVSSIPIDHIVTWIKVNLPSAVPIYALIVILLGAVYPFISKSWNKDKVSIVFSFLKVIGAVVAILIYFKIGPEWLMAPSMGPFLFEKLVIPVGLVVPFGAIFLALLIGYGLLEFLGVLMQPIMRPIFKTPGRSAVDMVADLAGSYSIGMLITNRLYKEGKYTLKEAAIIATGFSTVSATFMIVVAKTLGLMDIWSLFFWVSLGITYLVTAITVRIWPLNKMSDEYYSDNADPEEVIKEGLFRNAWNSAMVGANNSVSLGRNLWENLKDGFLMTMSILPSILSVGLISLVLAEYTPLFNLLAYLFYPFTWALQIPEPFLAAKASAIGIAEMFLPALLVVKAPLVTKFIIAVVSVSSILFFSATIPCILSTEIPISITKLVVIWFERTLITLIITAPIAILLL, from the coding sequence ATGGGATCACCAAATGTGGCGACAAATACGAAACAAGAGAAGCCGCAAATTCAATCAACTACGAATATACTGAAGTTTATTATATATAGTTTAATAGGAAGTTTTATGTTTTTTATTCCTATTACCATAAATGATGTTTCAAGCATACCAATTGATCATATAGTAACATGGATCAAAGTAAACTTACCGTCTGCCGTTCCTATTTATGCGCTTATTGTCATTCTATTGGGAGCTGTTTATCCGTTTATTTCAAAAAGCTGGAATAAAGATAAGGTATCAATAGTTTTTTCTTTCTTAAAAGTAATAGGCGCTGTTGTTGCGATCTTAATATATTTCAAGATTGGACCTGAATGGTTAATGGCTCCAAGTATGGGTCCTTTCCTTTTCGAAAAACTTGTCATACCTGTTGGACTTGTCGTTCCTTTTGGTGCTATATTTTTGGCGCTTCTCATTGGATACGGGCTTCTCGAATTTTTGGGTGTACTGATGCAGCCAATCATGAGGCCGATATTTAAAACGCCAGGGCGTTCAGCGGTTGATATGGTTGCTGATTTAGCAGGTAGCTACTCTATTGGTATGCTTATTACGAATCGACTATATAAAGAAGGAAAATACACCCTTAAAGAAGCTGCTATTATTGCAACCGGTTTTTCAACCGTTTCAGCAACGTTCATGATCGTTGTAGCAAAAACTCTCGGGCTTATGGACATATGGTCCCTTTTCTTTTGGGTTTCTTTAGGGATAACGTATCTTGTCACTGCTATTACCGTACGTATTTGGCCATTAAATAAAATGAGCGACGAGTATTATTCGGATAATGCGGATCCAGAAGAAGTTATCAAAGAAGGACTTTTCCGAAATGCCTGGAACAGTGCGATGGTAGGAGCAAACAATTCCGTAAGTCTTGGCAGGAATTTATGGGAAAACTTAAAGGACGGTTTTCTTATGACAATGAGCATTCTACCGTCCATTTTATCCGTTGGTCTCATCAGCCTTGTATTAGCGGAGTATACTCCACTATTTAATTTACTTGCCTATCTTTTTTACCCATTTACCTGGGCATTACAAATACCTGAACCATTTTTGGCTGCAAAAGCTTCAGCTATAGGAATTGCAGAAATGTTCCTGCCGGCGCTTCTGGTAGTTAAAGCACCTCTGGTAACTAAGTTCATTATTGCCGTGGTATCTGTATCATCCATATTGTTCTTTTCAGCGACGATACCTTGTATCCTATCAACCGAAATCCCAATCAGCATTACGAAGTTGGTTGTAATCTGGTTTGAACGGACACTCATCACGTTAATTATTACTGCACCTATCGCAATATTGCTGCTTTAG
- the nikC gene encoding nickel ABC transporter permease subunit NikC: MITSLRIMMKSQKVIVLCSIILSFLFIITILAPWIAPNDPIAVNLANKLQPSSFEYPLGTDHLGRCTLSRILYGARISLGFATLIFISSLGIGLIVGTIAGYKGGWVDQVLMRLCDGVMAFPNLLLILGLVGILGPGLKQVILALMLVQWVYYARIFRGMVLSLKEQNYIAAAKISGSSQWKIIKKHIVPNVLPPLAVMGTLEMGWAIMDISAMSFLGLGVQPPTPEWGAMIHEGKSYIRTNPELMLYPGLMIMLVVVTFNLLGEALSERFGVKRR; encoded by the coding sequence ATGATAACAAGTCTTCGTATTATGATGAAAAGTCAGAAAGTGATTGTCCTTTGTTCGATAATATTGAGCTTCCTATTTATCATCACCATCTTGGCTCCTTGGATTGCACCTAATGATCCTATTGCTGTAAATTTAGCTAATAAACTACAGCCCTCTTCCTTTGAGTATCCATTAGGAACTGATCATTTAGGACGATGTACGTTATCACGCATCTTATATGGAGCTCGCATTTCGTTAGGGTTTGCCACATTAATCTTTATTTCTTCTTTAGGCATCGGTTTGATTGTTGGAACCATTGCTGGTTATAAAGGTGGATGGGTGGACCAGGTGCTAATGAGACTTTGTGATGGTGTTATGGCATTTCCGAATCTTTTGCTCATTCTTGGACTTGTTGGTATATTGGGACCTGGCCTTAAACAGGTCATCTTAGCATTGATGCTTGTGCAATGGGTGTATTATGCGAGAATTTTCCGAGGAATGGTACTTAGTCTGAAAGAACAAAACTATATAGCGGCAGCTAAAATAAGCGGTTCTTCTCAATGGAAGATAATAAAGAAACATATTGTTCCAAATGTTCTTCCTCCGCTCGCTGTTATGGGTACATTAGAAATGGGTTGGGCCATCATGGATATATCAGCCATGTCGTTTCTAGGTTTAGGTGTGCAACCCCCTACACCAGAATGGGGAGCAATGATTCATGAAGGGAAATCGTATATTCGGACGAATCCAGAATTAATGCTATATCCAGGTTTGATGATTATGCTCGTTGTCGTCACCTTCAATTTATTAGGCGAAGCGCTATCAGAACGTTTTGGAGTCAAACGTCGTTAA
- the nikB gene encoding nickel ABC transporter permease subunit NikB has translation MGTYILKRIMAIIPIFLLATLLTFGMIHLSPVDPAEAYLSAAHIQSTDEILAQKRHEFGLDQPLHVQYVNSIIKICQFDFGISYLSNKPVWDEVTYRMPATIQLALGSIILAILVSVPLGYLAGIKKNSGIDHFSRLLSFFGASIPSFWLGYLLIFFFSVKLDLFPVEGIGTWQHLVLPSVTLALPLIALYTRLLRASVLENLQEPYILFARTRGIHEKVIMGKHVLRIAISPMITGLGMNLGKLLTGTIIVEAVFSWPGFGRYFIEAIFNRDVPVIQCYVLLAAGLFILSNLIVDLIQMCIDPRISRKGGQRQ, from the coding sequence ATGGGCACTTATATCTTGAAACGAATTATGGCCATTATTCCCATCTTTCTTTTGGCCACTCTTCTAACGTTTGGAATGATTCACCTTTCACCCGTGGACCCAGCTGAGGCATATTTATCTGCAGCACATATCCAATCTACAGATGAGATATTGGCTCAGAAAAGACATGAGTTTGGCTTAGATCAACCTCTCCATGTTCAATATGTAAACTCTATTATTAAGATATGCCAATTTGATTTTGGCATATCTTATCTTTCGAATAAACCTGTTTGGGACGAGGTTACATATCGAATGCCAGCGACCATTCAGTTAGCTTTAGGTAGCATCATATTAGCTATCCTGGTCAGTGTCCCTCTTGGATATTTGGCAGGCATAAAGAAAAACAGTGGTATCGACCATTTTAGTCGCCTTCTCTCTTTTTTCGGGGCATCCATCCCCTCTTTTTGGCTTGGTTATTTATTGATTTTTTTCTTTTCTGTTAAACTCGACCTGTTCCCCGTTGAAGGAATCGGGACTTGGCAACATCTGGTTCTCCCTTCCGTTACTTTAGCTTTGCCATTAATAGCCTTGTATACTCGATTGTTACGTGCTAGCGTTCTTGAAAATTTACAGGAACCTTATATCCTTTTTGCTCGCACAAGAGGGATTCATGAAAAAGTCATTATGGGAAAACATGTATTGAGAATAGCCATATCTCCTATGATTACTGGTCTAGGGATGAATTTAGGAAAGCTGCTGACTGGAACCATTATCGTCGAAGCGGTCTTTTCCTGGCCAGGATTTGGTCGTTATTTTATTGAAGCTATTTTTAATCGGGATGTTCCTGTCATTCAATGCTATGTGCTTTTAGCAGCGGGACTATTCATTTTAAGCAACTTGATTGTTGACCTTATTCAAATGTGTATCGACCCACGCATCTCCAGAAAAGGAGGGCAACGTCAATGA
- a CDS encoding potassium channel family protein, with protein sequence MRITVKKIIYYLIKLRGRIFIPSSILYILVATYVAFSIEPQTFESYLTSVYWILTTLATVGFGDYAPVTDLGKVFTIGLYITGIGLVSLFIGKIIKSVYLIEKRKVGGKMKYTGKNHIILIG encoded by the coding sequence ATGAGAATTACGGTAAAAAAAATAATATATTACCTGATTAAATTAAGAGGTCGAATCTTTATACCATCTTCCATTTTATACATATTAGTTGCTACGTATGTTGCTTTTTCTATAGAGCCACAGACGTTCGAATCATATTTAACCTCAGTTTACTGGATTCTTACAACGCTTGCTACGGTTGGTTTTGGAGACTATGCACCGGTCACCGATCTTGGAAAAGTATTTACCATTGGTCTTTACATAACGGGTATTGGGCTTGTTAGTCTTTTTATTGGAAAAATCATTAAATCTGTATATCTTATCGAAAAACGTAAAGTTGGTGGAAAAATGAAATATACAGGTAAAAATCATATCATTCTGATTGGCTGA
- the nikE gene encoding nickel import ATP-binding protein NikE, with translation MSLLQVKEVTHSYNSHTFFKWKEHSKKVLTDISLSIDEGTCLGLLGTSGAGKSTLGKVILGLERPQQGQVLFQGHDIYTADKLTRQKIRRDLQVVFQDSYSSVNPRMTAESIIGEPLENYEKLTVAEQKRTVIELLERVGLREKDLKKYPHQFSGGQLQRINIARAISLKPLLIVLDESVSSLDMVNQTIILELLSELKKDFGLSYLFITHDIKAAYSISDTLGVLEKGELIELYDSKDQFFSSEHPVIKQMKGSILAEHPRFRSLPTRTN, from the coding sequence ATGAGTTTATTACAAGTAAAAGAAGTAACTCATAGCTATAATTCTCATACATTTTTTAAATGGAAAGAGCATTCAAAAAAAGTACTCACTGACATTTCCCTCTCTATAGACGAAGGAACATGTTTAGGACTACTTGGCACGAGTGGAGCTGGAAAAAGTACATTAGGAAAAGTGATTCTTGGCTTAGAACGTCCACAGCAAGGACAGGTTCTGTTTCAAGGGCATGATATCTATACTGCTGATAAGCTTACTCGACAAAAGATACGCCGAGATCTACAAGTCGTCTTTCAGGATTCGTATTCATCTGTCAATCCACGAATGACAGCCGAGAGTATTATAGGCGAGCCATTAGAAAACTATGAAAAACTAACCGTAGCCGAACAAAAAAGAACTGTTATTGAGTTATTGGAAAGAGTGGGCCTAAGAGAAAAGGATTTGAAAAAATACCCACACCAATTTAGCGGTGGACAATTGCAAAGAATTAATATTGCTAGAGCAATCTCTCTTAAGCCACTGCTAATCGTCTTAGACGAATCCGTAAGCAGTCTAGATATGGTTAATCAAACAATAATTTTGGAATTATTGAGTGAGTTGAAAAAAGACTTCGGCTTATCTTATCTTTTTATTACACATGATATTAAAGCGGCCTATTCAATCTCTGATACTTTGGGTGTACTGGAAAAAGGAGAATTAATCGAGCTTTACGATTCTAAAGATCAGTTTTTTTCGTCAGAACATCCTGTCATTAAACAGATGAAAGGCTCTATTCTTGCTGAGCATCCACGTTTTCGTTCTCTTCCGACGAGGACTAACTAG
- the nikD gene encoding nickel import ATP-binding protein NikD, translating to MGTERSNVLKVSDLHVQVQTKDGASTLVQDINFELEKGKVLGLVGESGSGKTVTSMSILQLLDRRTTTIEGSITLQGRELNGLDDKEIREIRGKDIAFIMQNPMNAFTPVFTIGNQFIETIRSHTSLNKKQAKELAIDAMQNVNLPNPAKLLKSYPFQLSGGMLQRVMIAMAACLNPTVIIADEPTTALDVHNQLQVLRHLDKIRSEYGTSILLISHDLGVISEMADDVVVMQHGRIVETANVFELFDNPQHEYTKKLLNARFILNHEEPITHML from the coding sequence TTGGGAACAGAACGGTCGAATGTATTAAAAGTGAGCGATCTACATGTACAAGTACAAACAAAAGATGGTGCTTCCACCCTCGTTCAGGATATTAATTTTGAACTGGAAAAAGGGAAGGTACTGGGGCTTGTTGGGGAAAGTGGGAGTGGTAAAACCGTTACGAGTATGTCCATTCTACAGCTTCTTGATCGGAGAACAACGACCATTGAAGGTAGCATTACCCTCCAAGGACGAGAATTGAATGGTTTAGACGATAAAGAAATACGTGAAATTCGTGGTAAGGATATTGCCTTTATTATGCAAAATCCGATGAATGCATTTACGCCTGTTTTTACAATTGGCAATCAATTTATCGAAACGATTAGGTCTCATACCTCATTGAATAAAAAACAAGCAAAAGAGCTTGCCATCGATGCGATGCAAAATGTAAACTTGCCAAATCCCGCGAAACTATTAAAAAGCTACCCTTTTCAATTGAGTGGAGGTATGCTTCAACGCGTGATGATTGCGATGGCCGCATGTTTAAATCCTACTGTTATTATTGCTGATGAGCCGACAACTGCACTCGACGTTCATAACCAATTACAAGTACTTCGCCACTTGGATAAAATTCGTTCTGAATATGGAACATCTATTTTACTCATTTCTCATGATCTAGGAGTAATTTCTGAAATGGCAGATGATGTAGTCGTTATGCAACATGGCAGAATTGTAGAAACTGCAAATGTATTTGAATTATTTGATAATCCGCAGCATGAGTATACAAAGAAACTGCTAAATGCCCGCTTTATCTTAAACCATGAAGAACCTATCACCCATATGTTGTGA
- a CDS encoding malate:quinone oxidoreductase codes for MSNIQKQTDVILIGGGVMSATLGSLLKELAPEWEIKVFEKLANAGEESSNEWNNAGTGHSALCELNYTSEKSDGSIDISKAIKINEQFQVSLQFWSYLVNCKLIDNPQDFIMPLPHMSMVQGDKNVAFLKKRFEALSKNPLFQGMEYSDDPAKLMEWIPLIMQDRPSNDSIAATKIDYGTDVNFGALTRMLFDHLKTKNVDIKYKHSVDNVKRASDGSWELKVRNVDTGSVERHNAKFVFIGGGGGSLHLLQKSGIPEGKHIGGFPVSGYFMVCNNPEVVAQHHGKVYGKAKVGAPPMSVPHLDTRFIDNKKSLLFGPFAGFSPKFLKTGSMFDLITSVKPNNVLTMLAAGAKEMSLTKYLIQQVMLSKEQRMEELREFIPNAKSEDWDLVVAGQRVQVIKDTAEGGKGTLQFGTEVVSASDGSIAALLGASPGASTAVQVMLEVINKCFPQRMKEWEPKIKEMIPSYGESLMENTELLHEIQTSTAETLGLSKKKELVYS; via the coding sequence ATGAGCAACATACAGAAACAAACAGACGTTATCTTAATTGGCGGCGGAGTCATGAGCGCGACTTTGGGATCATTACTGAAAGAGTTAGCACCGGAATGGGAAATCAAAGTATTTGAGAAACTTGCAAACGCAGGAGAAGAAAGCTCTAACGAATGGAATAATGCGGGTACGGGACATTCTGCACTGTGCGAGCTTAACTATACATCCGAAAAATCTGATGGATCTATAGATATTAGCAAAGCAATTAAAATTAATGAACAGTTCCAAGTTTCATTGCAGTTTTGGTCGTATCTTGTAAACTGTAAGCTGATTGATAATCCGCAAGACTTTATCATGCCATTGCCTCATATGAGTATGGTACAAGGGGATAAAAATGTAGCGTTTTTAAAGAAACGTTTTGAAGCGCTGTCAAAAAATCCTCTGTTCCAAGGTATGGAGTATTCCGATGACCCAGCAAAACTGATGGAATGGATTCCACTTATTATGCAAGACCGTCCATCGAATGATTCTATAGCGGCAACAAAAATTGATTATGGTACAGACGTTAACTTCGGTGCTCTAACACGCATGTTGTTTGACCACTTAAAGACTAAAAACGTCGATATCAAATATAAACATAGTGTTGATAATGTTAAACGGGCTAGCGATGGCTCATGGGAATTAAAAGTGCGTAATGTCGATACTGGTAGCGTAGAACGCCATAATGCTAAATTCGTCTTTATCGGAGGCGGGGGCGGAAGCTTGCATTTGCTGCAAAAATCCGGTATTCCTGAAGGGAAACATATCGGAGGATTCCCAGTAAGCGGATACTTCATGGTATGTAATAATCCGGAAGTTGTTGCGCAGCATCATGGAAAAGTATACGGAAAAGCTAAAGTTGGTGCTCCACCAATGTCTGTTCCGCATCTTGATACACGTTTTATCGACAATAAAAAATCGTTGCTATTTGGACCATTTGCGGGCTTCTCACCGAAGTTCCTAAAAACAGGTTCAATGTTCGATTTAATAACCTCCGTAAAACCGAATAATGTTTTAACTATGTTGGCGGCAGGCGCAAAAGAGATGTCATTGACAAAATACCTGATCCAGCAAGTTATGTTATCGAAAGAACAGCGCATGGAAGAGTTACGAGAGTTCATCCCGAACGCTAAGAGCGAGGATTGGGATTTAGTAGTAGCTGGCCAACGTGTACAAGTTATCAAAGATACTGCTGAAGGCGGCAAAGGTACACTTCAATTTGGTACGGAAGTTGTCAGTGCATCTGATGGCTCGATTGCAGCATTGCTAGGTGCTTCTCCAGGTGCTTCCACTGCTGTACAAGTTATGCTTGAGGTAATTAATAAATGCTTCCCGCAACGTATGAAAGAGTGGGAACCGAAAATTAAAGAAATGATTCCTTCTTATGGAGAGTCACTAATGGAAAATACAGAGCTTCTGCACGAAATTCAAACTTCAACAGCAGAGACGCTTGGTCTGAGCAAAAAAAAAGAGCTAGTTTATAGTTAA
- the coaA gene encoding type I pantothenate kinase has product MSSYTPYFEFNREKWASLRNHTPLPLTEEELDNLKGINEEISIQEVEEVYLPLTRLINLYVEASQQLNTATSSFLKTNDKKVPYIIGIAGSVAVGKSTTARVLQTLLSRWDNHRNVGLVTTDGFLYPNDLLEEKGLMKRKGFPESYDTQKLINLIGDVKAGKNKVEVPIYSHLKYDILPNEVQTICNPDILIVEGVNVLQVDKENQVFVSDFFDFSLYVDADVNDIERWYVERFLLLQKTAFQSPESYFHRYIDLSKEQAIKQATQIWEEINLKNLHENILPTKGRAKLVLKKGSDHKAENIYFRK; this is encoded by the coding sequence ATGAGTTCCTATACTCCCTATTTTGAATTCAATCGAGAAAAGTGGGCATCTTTGCGAAACCATACCCCTCTTCCTTTAACTGAAGAAGAATTGGATAACTTAAAAGGAATAAATGAAGAAATATCCATTCAGGAAGTAGAAGAGGTTTACTTGCCTTTGACTCGTTTAATCAATTTATATGTTGAAGCATCTCAGCAGCTTAATACAGCCACTTCTTCATTTCTAAAAACTAATGATAAAAAAGTACCTTATATCATTGGAATTGCAGGGAGTGTTGCTGTAGGAAAGAGTACGACAGCAAGGGTACTTCAGACTTTATTATCTAGATGGGATAATCACAGAAACGTAGGTCTTGTCACTACCGACGGTTTTTTGTACCCAAATGATCTTTTAGAAGAAAAAGGACTGATGAAAAGAAAAGGGTTTCCTGAAAGTTATGATACTCAAAAATTAATTAATCTTATCGGAGATGTAAAAGCAGGAAAAAATAAAGTGGAAGTTCCCATCTACTCACATTTGAAGTATGACATTTTGCCAAATGAAGTGCAGACTATCTGTAATCCGGATATTTTAATAGTGGAAGGTGTTAATGTTCTTCAAGTTGACAAGGAAAATCAAGTATTCGTCAGTGACTTTTTTGATTTCTCACTCTATGTAGATGCAGACGTAAATGACATAGAGCGGTGGTATGTTGAAAGGTTCCTTTTACTTCAAAAGACCGCATTTCAAAGTCCCGAATCCTATTTTCATCGTTATATTGACTTGTCTAAAGAACAAGCCATTAAACAAGCGACTCAAATTTGGGAAGAAATTAATTTGAAAAATTTACATGAAAATATACTGCCTACAAAAGGACGGGCAAAACTCGTTTTAAAAAAGGGATCAGATCATAAAGCTGAAAATATCTATTTTCGAAAATAA